One region of Triticum aestivum cultivar Chinese Spring chromosome 6B, IWGSC CS RefSeq v2.1, whole genome shotgun sequence genomic DNA includes:
- the LOC123135466 gene encoding transmembrane protein 120 homolog, with the protein MDGEGDGAQGLEEQAAAAAEAARELRDAAAALAVRRAADEDALRRRAVALDADVRRLQGSLAPLDPATLDKVEEELERSRAAILDGDVAAFLPSKGNGKFLKKFVGPVNVRVARKEDKLKVKDEYNNYRDRAAYMFLLFPSTLLLLRWWVWDGCLPALAVQVYQAWLLFLYTSFALRENVLLVNGSDIRPWWIYHHYLAMLMALVSLTWEIKGQPDCSSKQRGVQLFLRWAIMQGIAMHLQNRYQRQRLRTRIALGKAKRMDVVAGETAGVEGQLLLLYPVLFVLQGFEAYVGVLLLQTAWHGLTSEWQVIVCGILLVVMAVGNFVNTVETLALKLRFKAKMKRTRPRQEPGQGGANRLHQN; encoded by the exons ATGGACGGCGAGGGCGACGGGGCCCAGGGCCTGGaggagcaggcggcggcggcggccgaggcggCGCGGGAGCTGCGGGACGCGGCGGCGGCCCTCGCCGTGCGCCGCGCCGCCGACGAGGACGCGCTGCGGCGCCGCGCCGTCGCGCTCGACGCCGACGTCCGCCGCCTCCAGGGCTCCCTCGCCCCCCTCGACCCCGCCACGCTCGACAAG GTCGAGGAGGAACTGGAGCGTTCCAGGGCAGCAATCTTGGACGGCGACGTGGCTGCGTTTCTCCCAAGCAAGGGAAATG GGAAGTTCCTGAAGAAGTTTGTTGGCCCTGTGAACGTGCGGGTGGCAAGGAAGGAGGATAAGCTCAAAGTGAAGGACGAGTACAACAACTATAGG GATAGGGCTGCCTATATGTTCCTATTGTTTCCATCCACTCTCCTCTTACTGAGATGGTGGGTGTGGGATGGATGTCTTCCAGCATTGGCAGTTCAGGTGTACCAG GCTTGGTTATTATTCCTCTACACAAGTTTTGCTTTGCGGGAGAATGTGTTGCTTGTAAATGGAAGTGATATCCGTCCTTG GTGGATATACCACCACTATTTAGCAATGCTAATGGCTCTTGTTAGCCTTACTTGGGAGATAAAGGGACAGCCTGATTGCTCGAGTAAGCAG AGAGGGGTACAACTTTTCTTGCGTTGGGCAATCATGCAAGGAATTGCAATGCATCTACAGAATAGGTACCAGCGTCAAAGATTACGCACCCGAATTGCTCTGGGAAAG GCTAAAAGAATGGATGTCGTCGCAGGAGAAACAGCTGGTGTGGAAGGGCAGCTATTGCTACTATATCCTGTTCTTTTTGTATTACAG GGGTTTGAAGCATATGTCGGAGTGTTGCTTCTTCAGACCGCGTGGCACGGGCTCACCTCTGAATGGCAG GTCATAGTGTGCGGGATCTTGCTGGTGGTGATGGCGGTTGGCAACTTCGTCAACACGGTGGAGACTCTGGCCCTGAAGCTGAGGTTCAAAGCAAAGATGAAGAGGACGAGGCCCAGGCAGGAGCCTGGCCAGGGCGGTGCGAATCGCCTGCATCAAAATTGA
- the LOC123135465 gene encoding salt tolerance receptor-like cytoplasmic kinase 1 — MHIHRTLPFPLCPFRRTSPTLQESKQAEPSVRGRHARARALTTGGGGMDVAMALATVFFCLLLLASAAISLLLLRLCLAALRRAPAPAPYAAVDSEAAARAAPPPVPQQEPKAPEPRRLAWREVEALTGGFDEAAVVGRGGSGGAVYLSRIPVVTGGPPAAVKVHRWCGGGERRLGAFRRELDLLRRVGRHPRLVALLAYSDDHEEGGALVLEYMPGGTLADRLHHAATPPLTWRRRMRVLHDVAAALEHLHDAVSVVHGDVSASNVLLDGGGRARLCDLGSACEGTFSAAVAPARGAAAVGSPGYADPFFLRTGIVSKKSDVYGFGVLLLEALTGSPAAGAPRPDGSCQYLAARVLPRVRSAGVAGLVDGRLGGEYDAVEAGDVARIAVECVAPQPGLRPTMAQVRAAVAEKAARSIAATTTDGGDGDLKLLDLFRMAS, encoded by the exons ATGCATATACATCGTACCCTTCCCTTCCCCTTGTGTCCCTTCCGTCGCACTTCCCCCACGCTCCAAGAAAGCAAGCAGGCCGAGCCCAGCGTCCGCGGGaggcacgcgcgcgcgcgcgcgctcaccaccggcggcggcggcatggacgtGGCCATGGCGCTGGCCACGGTCTTCTTCTGCCTCCTGCTGCTCGCCTCGGCCGCCatctcgctcctcctcctccgcctctgcctcgccgcgcTCCGCCGCGCCCCCGCGCCCGCCCCCTACGCCGCCGTCGACTCGGAGGCCGCCGCGCGGGCGGCGCCACCGCCAGTGCCGCAGCAGGAACCCAAGGCGCCGGAGCCCCGGCGGCTGGCGTGGCGGGAGGTGGAGGCGCTGACGGGCGGGTTCGACGAGGCGGCCGTGGTGGGCCGCGGGGGCTCCGGCGGCGCCGTGTACCTGTCGAGGATCCCCGTAGTTACCGGCGGGCCGCCCGCGGCCGTGAAGGTGCACcgctggtgcggcggcggcgagcggcggctcggCGCGTTCCGGCGCGAGCTCGACCTGCTCCGCCGCGTCGGCCGCCACCCGCGCCTCGTCGCCCTCCTCGCTTACTCCGACGACCACG AGGAGGGAGGCGCGCTGGTGCTGGAGTACATGCCGGGCGGCACGCTGGCGGACCGGCTCCAccacgccgccacgccgccgctcACCTGGCGCCGCCGCATGCGGGTGCTCCACGACGTGGCCGCCGCGCTGGAGCACCTCCACGACGCCGTCTCCGTCGTGCACGGCGACGTGTCGGCCTCCAACGTGCTCCTCGACGGCGGCGGCCGCGCGCGGCTCTGTGACCTGGGGTCGGCCTGCGAGGGCACCTTCTCGGCGGCCGTGGCCCCCGCCCGGGGCGCGGCGGCCGTCGGCTCGCCGGGCTacgccgaccccttcttcctccgcaCCGGCATCGTGTCCAAGAAGTCCGACGTGTACGGCTTCGGCGTGCTCCTGCTCGAGGCCCTCACCGGCTCGCCGGCCGCCGGCGCGCCGCGCCCGGACGGCAGTTGCCAGTACCTGGCGGCCAGGGTGCTGCCGCGCGTGAGGTCCGCCGGGGTGGCGGGGCTCGTGGACGGCAGGCTGGGCGGCGAGTATGATGCTGTGGAGGCCGGCGACGTCGCGCGGATCGCCGTGGAGTGCGTGGCGCCGCAGCCGGGGCTCCGGCCGACCATGGCGCAGGTGCGGGCCGCCGTCGCCGAGAAGGCGGCGAGGTCCATCGCGGCGACGACGACAGACGGCGGCGATGGCGACCTCAAGTTGCTCGACTTGTTCCGCATGGCCAGCTAG